One genomic region from Populus nigra chromosome 8, ddPopNigr1.1, whole genome shotgun sequence encodes:
- the LOC133702157 gene encoding rop guanine nucleotide exchange factor 12-like, whose product MVRALEQEQENYRSRLYHFKGMNENAGGRHVKSLSADDSSSLAEYSSMGDRITSRGHQPPRPVNEKGPRSRSGKDEAGAAGKDNKNPEMEQMKERFAKLLLGEDMSGGGKGVSSALALSNAITNLAASVFGEQRRLEPMSPERKARWKREIDWLLSVTDHVVELVPSQQKSKDGSNMEIMVTRQRNDLHMNIPALRKLDAMLLDSLDNFKDQNEFYYVSRDSPESEKGGTKRKDDKWWLPTVKVPPDGLSERAKKFLHYQKDSVNQVLKAAMAINAQILSEMEIPENYIESLPKNGRASLGDSAYRSITLEYFDPDQFLSTMDLSSEHKILDLKNRIEASIVIWRRKMNQKDGKSAWGSAVSLEKRELFEERAETILLLLKQRFPGLPQSSLDVSKIQYNEDVGHAILESYSRILETLASTVMSRIEDVLYADHVARNPSHAGHMRNTLKEAPQVLVSPKEGMEKNSEDTNASMTLSDFMGWSQEQNDTTAKKDPFGSDELLKDDDKYTQKLANISTNRKPSYLDNLGASRSPTARH is encoded by the exons ATGGTTCGTGCTcttgaacaagaacaagaaaattaTAGGTCTAGATTGTATCATTTCAAAGGGATGAATGAGAATGCAGGCGGTCGGCATGTTAAGAGCTTGAGCGCGGATGATAGTTCTAGTTTGGCAGAATACTCTTCAATGGGTGATAGAATAACATCTAGAGGCCATCAGCCTCCAAGACCTGTTAATGAAAAGGGTCCTAGATCGAGGTCAGGCAAGGATGAAGCCGGCGCTGCaggaaaagataataaaaatccag AAATGGAACAGATGAAGGAAAGGTTCGCTAAATTGCTCCTTGGGGAGGATATGTCTGGTGGAGGAAAGGGTGTCTCTTCAGCTCTGGCATTGTCAAATGCAATTACAAACCTTGCTG CTTCTGTGTTTGGCGAACAACGACGTCTAGAGCCCATGTCACCAGAAAGAAAAGCAAGGTGGAAAAGAGAAATTGATTGGCTCTTATCTGTAACCGATCACGTTGTCGAACTTGTTCCTTCCCAGCAAAAATCCAAGGATGGATCAAATATGGAG ATAATGGTGACACGACAACGAAATGATCTTCATATGAACATCCCAGCTTTGCGCAAGCTTGACGCAATGCTTCTT GACTCCCTAGATAACTTCAAAGACCAAAATGAGTTTTATTATGTTTCAAGAGATTCCCCTGAGTCAGAAAAAGGAGGCACCAAGAGAAAAGATGATAAATGGTGGCTACCTACTGTCAAAGTCCCTCCAGATGGTTTATCAGAAAGGGCTAAAAAATTTCTTCATTACCAAAAGGACTCTGTGAACCAAGTTCTCAAAGCAGCCATGGCTATAAATGCTCAAATTCTTTCAGAAATGGAGATTCCTGAAAACTACATTGAATCCCTTCCCAAG AATGGGAGGGCTAGCCTCGGAGACTCGGCGTATAGGAGTATTACACTTGAGTACTTCGATCCTGATCAATTTCTGTCCACTATGGACTTGTCATCAGAACATAAAATCCTAGACCTCAAGAACAGAATAGAGGCCTCCATAGTAATTTGGAGAAGGAAAATGAATCAGAAAGATGGTAAATCTGCTTGGGGATCTGCTGTCAGTTTGGAGAAGAGAGAACTCTTTGAAGAGAGAGCAGAAACTATCTTACTCCTTCTAAAACAACGCTTCCCTGGACTTCCTCAATCTTCACTAGATGTTAGCAAAATTCAATATAATGAG GATGTAGGGCACGCTATCTTGGAAAGCTATTCAAGAATTCTAGAAACCTTGGCCTCGACAGTCATGTCTCGAATTGAAGATGTGCTCTACGCTGATCATGTTGCTCGAAATCCATCTCACGCAGGACACATGAGGAACACGTTAAAAGAGGCACCACAAGTACTGGTTTCTCCCAAAGAAGGGATGGAGAAGAACTCAGAAGATACAAACGCTTCAATGACACTGTCTGATTTTATGGGTTGGAGTCAGGAACAAAATGACACTACAGCAAAGAAGGATCCATTTGGATCAGATGAACTACTCAAAGATGATGATAAGTATACACAGAAACTTGCTAACATATCGACCAACCGGAAACCTTCCTATCTTGATAATCTAGGAGCTTCACGAAGCCCAACAGCACGCCATTGA
- the LOC133701593 gene encoding glyoxylate/hydroxypyruvate/pyruvate reductase 2KGR-like: MESIGVLMTCPPFDPYLVEQLEKRFTLIKFHSIPDKAHFLNSNKASIRAVVGNASAGADAQLIHQLPNLEIVSSFSVGLDKIDLAKCRERGIRVTNTPDVLTDDVADLAIGLMLAVLRRLCQSDRYVRSGQWKRGEYKLTTKFTGKSVGIIGLGRIGLAIAKRAEAFSCPISYHTRAEKSDVKFKYYPSVVELAANCQILVVACALTEETRHIINREVINALGPKGVLINIGRGPHVDEPELVSALVEGRLGGAGLDVFQDEPNVPEELFGLENVVLLPHVGSGTMETRKEMADLVVGNLEAHFLNKPLLTPVL; the protein is encoded by the exons ATGGAGTCCATAGGTGTCCTGATGACCTGCCCACCATTTGATCCTTACCTCGTCGAACAACTTGAGAAACGCTTCACTCTTATCAAATTCCATTCCATTCCTGACAAAGCCCACTTCCTCAATTCCAACAAAGCCTCCATCCGCGCGGTCGTTGGCAACGCCAGTGCAGGCGCAGACGCACAGCTCATCCACCAGTTGCCCAACCTCGAAATCGTGTCCAGTTTCAGTGTTGGACTCGACAAGATTGACCTGGCCAAGTGTAGAGAGAGAGGTATCAGGGTCACTAATACCCCTGATGTTTTGACCGATGATGTTGCTGATTTGGCTATTGGGTTGATGTTGGCTGTCTTGAGGAGGCTTTGTCAGAGTGATCGCTATGTTAGGAGTGGTCAGTGGAAAAGGGGTGAATACAAGTTGACCActaag TTTACTGGGAAGTCAGTTGGCATTATTGGGTTGGGCAGGATTGGCCTGGCGATTGCCAAGAGAGCTGAAGCATTTAGTTGCCCAATTAGTTACCACACTAGAGCAGAGAAATCAGATGTGAAATTCAAGTACTATCCTAGTGTTGTTGAGCTGGCTGCCAACTGTCAAATTCTCGTTGTTGCATGCGCATTAACTGAAGAAACTCGCCACATTATCAATCGTGAAGTCATCAATGCATTGGGTCCAAAGGGTGTCCTTATCAATATCGGTAGAGGTCCTCATGTTGATGAACCTGAGCTGGTTTCTGCACTAGTTGAAGGCCGGTTAGGCGGTGCTGGGCTCGACGTGTTTCAAGATGAACCTAATGTACCCGAGGAActctttgggcttgaaaatGTAGTCCTCTTGCCTCATGTAGGGAGTGGCACCATGGAAACCAGGAAAGAAATGGCTGACCTTGTTGTTGGCAATTTGGAGGCGCACTTCTTAAACAAACCATTGTTAACTCCCGTGCTTTGA
- the LOC133701016 gene encoding dynein light chain 1, cytoplasmic-like, with protein sequence MLEGKALIEDTDMPLKMQIQAMASASQALDLYDVLDCKSVASHIKKEFDLRYGGGWQCVVGSNFGCFFTHSKGTFIYFTLETLNFLIFKGASSP encoded by the exons ATGTTGGAAGGAAAAGCACTAATAGAAGACACAGACATGCCTTTGAAGATGCAAATCCAAGCCATGGCTTCTGCTTCTCAGGCCTTGGACCTCTATGATGTCCTGGATTGCAAATCCGTTGCTTCCCACATCAAAAAG GAGTTTGACCTGAGATATGGAGGTGGATGGCAATGTGTGGTGGGATCaaattttggttgttttttcacTCATTCTAAAGGGACTTTCATCTACTTTACATTGGAGACACTCAATTTCCTAATCTTCAAAGGAGCTTCTTCTCCCTGA